One Vampirovibrio chlorellavorus genomic window carries:
- the brxF gene encoding BREX-3 system P-loop-containing protein BrxF gives MTDQMRDKIQQQIKQSVEAAEGLYHRLVLLVGEFGSGKSYVLRNIAQEFGTSVININLLLSNELLELTAKQRSLQLPTALDKIIDKAQTPLVLDNLEILFDKELKQDPLRLLQGISRNRVIVASWNGIFTGGRLSYAENGHPEYRIYDSVDVMIVSMDGTATIESTKNNTEVGQA, from the coding sequence ATGACTGATCAAATGCGCGATAAAATACAACAACAAATAAAACAATCTGTGGAAGCTGCCGAAGGTTTATATCACAGATTGGTGTTACTGGTGGGTGAATTCGGTTCCGGTAAGTCTTACGTTCTGCGGAATATAGCGCAGGAGTTCGGAACATCTGTTATCAACATCAATCTGCTCCTTTCAAACGAGCTGTTGGAGTTGACGGCAAAGCAGAGATCACTGCAATTACCAACTGCACTTGATAAAATCATTGATAAAGCTCAAACACCTCTTGTGCTGGACAATCTTGAAATTCTTTTTGATAAAGAGCTCAAGCAGGATCCCCTACGTTTGTTACAGGGCATTTCTAGAAATCGTGTAATAGTGGCTTCGTGGAATGGAATCTTTACTGGTGGCAGGCTTTCGTATGCTGAAAACGGTCATCCAGAGTACCGAATCTACGATTCCGTCGATGTGATGATCGTTTCCATGGATGGTACGGCCACAATCGAATCGACAAAAAACAATACGGAAGTAGGGCAAGCATGA
- a CDS encoding helix-turn-helix domain-containing protein: MTIKELSVYLKMAEKTLYKLVAEGTVPGFKVGGSWRFRQCEIDTWIKAQGNQPASKKIP; this comes from the coding sequence ATGACCATCAAGGAACTTTCTGTCTACCTAAAAATGGCGGAAAAAACCCTATACAAGCTGGTGGCAGAAGGTACAGTGCCGGGCTTTAAAGTCGGCGGTTCCTGGCGGTTTCGGCAGTGCGAAATTGATACTTGGATCAAGGCACAGGGAAATCAGCCTGCTAGTAAGAAGATCCCATGA
- a CDS encoding Y-family DNA polymerase: MPVFGLVDVNSFFCSCEELLNPKLKGRPGVVLSNNDGMAVARNKLAKALGIGLDPFHLNKKRWDELGVYYRSSNYPFYNEMTGRVMAVLENYAPKIEVYSCDEAFLDLNGIPNLDAHAREIKQVLLQYCGLPVGVGVARTKTLAKIANKLGKASKKAQGVLVLTDPKWIDIALERTDVEDVWGVGRRWAEKLRGCRIHTAKDLRDADEKMILKRFNVVLTRTVLELRGISCLPLLSGPPMSKSIRSSLSFGHLIEDYDELRQAISAYAAHSAHKMRMEGLACTSVAVGIETNPFLRDEPQYFNGMKLPLLCPTIDTSEIIKIAVLCLEQIYREGYRYKRGDVMVDGLIPASEMQWSLLDSHDPLETESLMAVMDVLNARYGPGTLRYGAEGFRKAWKMRQNYLSSVTGPGIGSEYQQTKKIVELGTAVQLVRAL; encoded by the coding sequence ATGCCTGTTTTTGGCCTGGTGGACGTTAACAGCTTCTTCTGCTCTTGCGAAGAGCTGCTCAACCCCAAGCTCAAAGGCAGGCCGGGCGTTGTTTTGTCCAATAACGACGGGATGGCGGTGGCCAGAAACAAGCTGGCCAAAGCTTTGGGTATTGGTCTGGATCCGTTTCACTTGAACAAAAAACGATGGGACGAGCTGGGAGTCTATTACCGCTCCAGCAATTACCCGTTCTATAACGAGATGACGGGCCGCGTTATGGCGGTCTTGGAGAACTATGCCCCGAAAATCGAAGTCTATTCCTGCGATGAGGCGTTTTTGGACTTGAATGGCATCCCCAATCTCGATGCCCACGCCCGCGAAATCAAGCAAGTCCTCCTGCAATACTGCGGGCTTCCGGTTGGAGTCGGGGTTGCAAGGACCAAAACGCTCGCTAAAATCGCCAACAAGCTTGGCAAGGCCTCCAAAAAGGCGCAGGGGGTTCTGGTACTCACCGATCCCAAATGGATTGATATTGCCCTTGAGAGAACCGATGTGGAAGATGTCTGGGGCGTGGGTAGGCGCTGGGCAGAAAAACTGAGGGGATGCAGGATCCATACGGCCAAAGACCTGCGCGACGCCGATGAGAAAATGATCCTCAAACGCTTTAATGTGGTTTTGACCCGCACCGTGCTGGAGCTGCGAGGCATTTCCTGCTTGCCGCTGCTCTCAGGGCCGCCCATGTCGAAATCTATCCGCTCATCGCTCAGTTTCGGCCATCTGATTGAGGATTATGATGAGTTAAGGCAAGCCATCAGCGCCTATGCAGCGCATTCGGCCCACAAAATGCGGATGGAGGGGCTTGCCTGCACTTCAGTTGCGGTCGGCATCGAGACCAACCCGTTCTTGAGAGACGAACCGCAGTATTTCAACGGGATGAAGCTGCCTCTGCTGTGCCCGACTATCGACACCAGCGAGATTATCAAGATTGCCGTTCTGTGCCTGGAGCAGATATACCGGGAAGGGTATCGCTACAAGCGGGGGGATGTGATGGTGGACGGGTTGATTCCGGCAAGCGAGATGCAATGGAGCTTGCTTGATAGCCATGACCCGCTTGAAACGGAAAGCCTGATGGCTGTCATGGATGTCTTGAATGCACGATATGGCCCTGGCACCTTAAGATATGGGGCAGAAGGGTTCCGAAAAGCCTGGAAAATGAGGCAAAATTACCTTTCCAGCGTGACTGGGCCGGGTATCGGCTCGGAGTATCAACAGACCAAGAAGATAGTCGAATTGGGAACTGCTGTCCAGCTAGTTCGCGCTCTCTAG
- a CDS encoding LexA family protein: protein MGDALARPDQPGDDFTQALADGYLNTDLNARFIRNKPTTFLCPAPDDGIEGIFPGDTLIVDRSLKPQPGKVILADIDGEYCLRRLVQDRNRLLLVDDKGYAVPRVVMNADYYHGTVTFNIHAQSW, encoded by the coding sequence ATGGGTGATGCTTTGGCGCGGCCAGATCAACCTGGCGATGATTTCACGCAGGCATTGGCGGATGGGTACCTCAATACCGATCTTAATGCCCGTTTCATTCGCAACAAGCCGACAACATTCCTGTGCCCGGCGCCTGATGACGGGATCGAGGGCATATTTCCGGGCGACACCCTGATTGTGGATCGCTCCCTCAAGCCCCAGCCCGGCAAAGTCATTCTGGCCGATATCGACGGGGAATACTGCTTGCGTCGCCTGGTTCAGGATCGTAACCGCCTGCTTCTTGTGGATGATAAAGGCTATGCCGTCCCCAGAGTCGTGATGAACGCGGACTATTATCATGGGACGGTCACTTTCAACATCCATGCCCAGAGCTGGTAG
- a CDS encoding DUF5131 family protein, with protein sequence MSDNSKIEWTDSTWNPVRGCTKISPGCQHCYAETFAERWRGIKGHPYENGFDLRLVPNKLTEPLKWPKSKMIFVNSMSDLFHKDVPTEYIHKVIEVMLLGNWHTYQVLTKRPERMLEVLSNAPFDVTKAKHIWWGVSVENKKHGLPRIELLRKCPVAMRFLSVEPLLEDLGKFNLVDIDWVIVGGESGPGARPMEEAWVSSIQKQCKKSGTAFFFKQWGGVQKSKAGRELNGRTYDEFPIRVQATITDKAVREKYIQQFERIAI encoded by the coding sequence ATGAGCGACAACTCGAAAATCGAATGGACAGATTCTACTTGGAATCCTGTAAGGGGTTGCACTAAAATCAGCCCTGGCTGTCAGCACTGCTATGCTGAGACCTTTGCCGAGAGATGGCGTGGGATTAAAGGACATCCTTATGAGAATGGATTTGACTTACGGCTTGTTCCGAACAAGCTGACAGAGCCCCTTAAATGGCCGAAATCCAAAATGATCTTTGTGAATTCAATGAGCGACCTTTTCCATAAGGACGTACCTACCGAGTACATCCACAAAGTAATAGAGGTAATGCTTTTAGGTAATTGGCATACCTACCAGGTTTTAACGAAGCGGCCTGAGCGAATGCTGGAAGTGCTTTCCAATGCGCCTTTTGATGTTACAAAAGCAAAGCATATATGGTGGGGCGTAAGCGTTGAAAATAAGAAGCACGGTCTACCAAGAATAGAACTGCTGCGTAAATGCCCTGTTGCCATGCGCTTTCTATCGGTCGAACCCTTGTTAGAAGATTTGGGGAAATTCAATTTAGTGGACATTGACTGGGTTATCGTAGGTGGCGAAAGCGGCCCTGGAGCCCGGCCAATGGAAGAAGCCTGGGTCTCTTCGATTCAGAAACAGTGCAAGAAATCCGGAACTGCCTTTTTCTTCAAACAGTGGGGCGGCGTTCAGAAATCCAAGGCTGGCCGCGAATTGAACGGCAGGACTTATGATGAATTTCCCATCCGCGTTCAGGCTACCATTACTGATAAAGCCGTCAGAGAAAAGTATATCCAGCAGTTTGAACGTATCGCTATCTAG
- the tcmP gene encoding three-Cys-motif partner protein TcmP: MVLSAASEGFVLSDDYEGREQSLFKHYVLKQYLCILAMKTGMSGVQHLNYIDCFAGPWKSETENFSDTSPKIAITELLNARKALQERGKNVEMRFTFIEKDKAAYSNLEKVLSPFGAYDIESHNSEFTKTIPQIQAFIDRKSANNFTFFFIDPTGWTGFAMDDIKGLLRSNRGEVLINLMTKDITRFVAEEFTENSFSKLFGQDRIEHIRSQAKTLSGREREDFVVEEYCNSLREFAGYDYVASAVIANPEQQRNHFHLIYGTRNPIGLEKFGEITDKLMEQQKVGRALVKDKKENQEIDGSLQSCLFSSLERAEFNGDGGYIDELRGYYHSIGKAKIREKLVQAGSILYDDLFAFALQLPMISHKTLKAFLAEWKKGEDLDYCGFADGQRVPKIRENNKVLWLRN; the protein is encoded by the coding sequence GTGGTATTGAGCGCCGCATCAGAAGGGTTTGTGCTGTCTGATGACTACGAGGGCCGAGAACAAAGCCTTTTCAAGCATTACGTACTCAAGCAATATCTTTGCATCTTGGCAATGAAAACCGGCATGTCCGGTGTTCAGCATCTCAACTACATTGATTGCTTTGCCGGGCCCTGGAAATCGGAAACAGAAAATTTTTCAGACACGTCCCCGAAGATTGCCATTACCGAACTTCTCAACGCCCGGAAGGCATTACAGGAGAGGGGAAAAAATGTCGAAATGCGGTTTACCTTTATCGAGAAGGATAAAGCCGCCTACTCTAACCTGGAAAAGGTGCTAAGCCCCTTCGGAGCCTATGACATTGAATCCCATAATTCCGAGTTTACGAAAACCATCCCGCAGATCCAGGCCTTTATTGACCGGAAATCCGCTAACAACTTTACCTTTTTCTTTATTGACCCTACCGGCTGGACCGGCTTCGCAATGGATGACATCAAGGGCCTTCTACGTTCTAACCGGGGCGAAGTTTTGATCAACCTCATGACCAAGGATATTACTCGCTTCGTCGCTGAAGAATTTACCGAAAACTCTTTCTCTAAACTCTTTGGGCAGGATCGGATAGAACATATCCGATCTCAGGCCAAGACCCTTTCTGGCAGAGAAAGAGAGGATTTCGTAGTTGAGGAATATTGCAACAGTCTACGGGAATTTGCAGGTTACGATTACGTAGCAAGCGCTGTCATCGCAAATCCCGAACAGCAGCGAAATCACTTCCACTTGATCTATGGGACTAGAAACCCTATCGGGCTTGAAAAATTTGGCGAAATTACCGATAAGCTGATGGAACAGCAGAAGGTGGGGCGTGCATTAGTAAAGGATAAGAAAGAGAACCAGGAAATTGATGGGTCTCTCCAGAGTTGCTTATTTTCATCTCTTGAAAGAGCGGAGTTCAATGGAGATGGTGGTTACATCGACGAACTGCGAGGCTATTATCACTCTATCGGGAAAGCAAAGATTCGCGAAAAGCTAGTACAGGCTGGGAGTATCCTCTACGATGATCTATTCGCCTTCGCATTACAGCTCCCAATGATTAGCCATAAAACCCTTAAAGCATTTCTGGCGGAATGGAAAAAGGGCGAAGACTTGGATTATTGCGGCTTTGCAGATGGGCAAAGAGTTCCTAAAATCAGAGAGAACAATAAAGTGCTCTGGCTCCGAAACTAG